Proteins encoded together in one Pelagicoccus albus window:
- a CDS encoding sialate O-acetylesterase — protein MQAAHPDTTIGVVPCAVGGSPLRRWVKGGDLYEEACELVWTLPY, from the coding sequence ATGCAGGCGGCCCATCCGGATACGACGATAGGTGTCGTGCCTTGCGCTGTAGGTGGATCTCCCTTGAGGCGCTGGGTAAAGGGTGGCGATCTTTATGAGGAAGCTTGTGAACTCGTTTGGACTCTACCGTATTGA